The Mesorhizobium sp. AR10 genome includes the window GCCTTGCGCGTTGGTCAATCTGCGTTCAACAGCCTTTTGTAGCCGTTCAAGCGCGATCTCTCCGGCAATCACCATTCCGTTCAATTCATCAAGGATGGCATGTTCGTCCTCGGAAGGCGTGCCACTTTCGGGCTTATAAACCAGATCATGCTCGACCTCCGCCCACGCATGCATGAGAACGGAGCCCACCTGGATTTCGATAGGGGCGGCGGCGTACGACTTCTCACCTTCTTCCAATCCTATTTCGTGCATCAAGACCCGATAGTGGTCGGCGTGGTATCCGTCGAAACGCTTTGCGTTATTGCGCGGCTTCGTCCTTTCGGGGAAGTTCTTCGCCTTGAGCAAATCGAAATTGTCGTTCAGGATCGCCTTGACCTTCTCACGGTCCGCCGGGAAATAAAGCGCTATCCGCACGCCAGCTAGATCGGGTATGTCTGCTCGAATTTCCTCGCTGCTTGCGTAATTTTTTTCCTTGTTTCTTTGCAGAAGCTTGGCCTGAAGTTTATTCGGTCGCTTCGCGCGGTGACTAACGATCGCGCGAATCCCTTGCGTTGCCAGGAGTTGTTCGCACCTGAGGCTGCAAATCCCCGACGCCGACTGGTAAAAATCGTACTCTCGCGTATAAGCACTGATAAAATCCGAGATTACTTGTGACACTGGGTAGCCCTCCCGGGCAAACCTTAACGAAATACGGCCAATCCGTTCAAGAAAATTTGGCTCCGGCCGCCTGGTCTGGGCTGTCGCGCTCATAAGTGCCGGAGATCCTTTGCTGGACCGACAGCCCGGTAGTGGGCGATAACGGGCTCGAACCGACGACATCTTCGATGTAAACGGAAAGCCTCGCCAAGGCCCAGGCGCTGCCTTTGATGACCAACTGTTGATTGGTCGAAAAGTGAGCAATCATTTTGATGTCTGGGCCGACCTCAGCGTCAGAGTCGATTGGCACCTCTTCCACTTTGCCACCTGTCGCATTAACTGCTTTTGCAAGCAGCACACCGATTTCCTCGGCTGCCGCGCTTACGGGATCAGCCGCAAGATGAGCGTATCGCAAGGTAGTAGCGTGGTCGTTATGGCCAAGAAGCGCTCCTATAATTATGAGCGGGGTACCACTTGCTACTCCTACGCTTGCATAGGAATGCCTCAGATCATGTAGCCGCACCTCGGAGAGGCCAATGCGTCTCCGCAAAGATGACCATATCCGAGGGGCGCCGACGTAATGGCCGTCACCCTTGGCCGCCTCAAACACAAACCCCTTGCCTGACGAAGCCTCCTTGAGTGTCGTCAAAATTACTAAGGCAGCGTGGTTCAGCGGGATGATTTTCTGGCCGGTTTTGGAATCATCCAGCCGCAACCTGCTGCCCGTCAGATCGACCTCTGGCCACCGCAAACGTTCGATCTCGCCTCGCCGCGCGCCGGTGAACACGAGGAGCCTTATGATGGCAATAGCCTTTGGATTAACGCCGTGCAGCTCGGCACGTCGGAGCTCGGCCCCAAGGGTGCCAAGCTCGGCAGCTGTCAGGAATCGTTCGTTCCTTTTATCTGGATAGCGCTTGACGCCCTTAACCGGATTGTTGGTCAAAAGGCCAAGTTCCACGGAGTAGGTGAGAATGCCGCCGAGCAGGCCGACCGTTCTGGTCGCGGTGCCCTTCCCGCCACGAACGATAGCGCGACCACGTTTCTTCGTCTTGACGTCGGTAGCCGTCGCTCCTTCCGCGACATTTTTGATGAACTTCTTGATGTCTGCCTGAGTGACGCTAGTGAGTTTGAGCTTCCCAATGAGCGGCTTGATGTGGCGTTCAATGCGACCCTTGTCGGTCGAGAGAGTGCTCTCCTTCTTGGTCCCAGTCCCATTTTGAAGGTACTTGTCGCAAAGCTCCGAGATAGTGAGCATCTGGCGATCCAATTGCTTAGCTTTCGCAGGGTCAGACCCTTGCGTGACGCGAGCAAGAACCGCTTTAGCCTCGGAGCGCGCCATATCCGGTGTCCAAGGGGAGCCGTGCTTACCAATTGTCACACGCTTGGTGACGCCAGATCGGCCGCCGCCCGTACGATACTGAACGAGATATACCCTTGACCCTGCCGGGGTCACTTTCAGCCCAAACCCTTTCAACGCGGCGTCCCAGAATATTTGGTCGCAGTCGGTAGGCGCGATGGCTTCCACCGTCGTTTTGGTGATTTTGATTTTAGCCATTCGCCCGCCTGTCGACCCCGCCTAGCAATCACCCAGTAAGCACCGCGACAGGATTTGGCAAGGCCTCGCGCGCGCGTGAGGGATATTGGCAGGCCAAATTGTGCAACTTAATCAGATGGTTGAGTGATACAGCGGGAACGTCCGGGAAATGGCGGGTAATAGTAAGTGGAGCCCTCCGAAGGCAGAGGTCACAGGTTCGAATCCTGTCGGGTGCGCCAACTAACCGGGCATCCCGCCTGTTACCTGCGACGCATCGTCGACGAAGCGAGATAGCCCAGCGCAAGCGTCATAACGGCGACCGCGATCCCGGCGCTGATCACGCCTGCCGGCGTTATCCTGGCACTGCCTTGCAAGGTAACATGCTTACCCAAGCGCAGATCGAAAACCGACTTGATTTCCTCAGGATGTGAGGGGACCTCGGGCGAAGGTTCTTCCTGGACAACTGACATTTGTGCCTCCGGTTCGAATGTGCCGCCGCGCGCACAGCGGCCGGCGATTAGCACGCTGACATTTTGTGCCACGGCCGAACGTGCATTCAGTGGTGAGCCTTAGGAATTGATAGGCGCCAAAATAGCATAGCGGTGCCCAGTTTCATCGGCGCACCATTTGGCAACCTACGATTTCTTCGATCCACTGCGCCACGCTCGCAGCCGCCTGTCAGGATCGTGCTTCCCATCGATCCGGAGAAAGAACCTGAATGGGCATATCGGGCTTGGGCCACGCATCTTGCCCGCGCACGTTGGATGACCACCAACGGCTATCTGCTGGCTGGCGGTGCGCCGCACTAACAGTCCGGCGCGTCCTCCACGCCTCCGTCTAGGCTCTGAGCGACCGCCGTCTCGTCATGGCGAGGCCCTTCTCCAAAGCCTCTTGCAGACTGGCAGTGTAATGCGCTGTGTCTTCCAGCCCGCTGAAGAAGTTTATACGGTGGACTTGCCCCTTCTTGCTCATGACAATTCCAGCTGCCCGCAGCGTTTCCTGAACCGACTTGTATGTCATTCTCGTATTCCTCCCCAACAAGCGGCCTGACGGCCAGCTTCTCGTTCCACTCGAAGTGCCGTTCTGCGACGGCTCGATAAGGACCCTAGACAGAATTGCCTCTGTCTAGCCGGGGGGCGGTGTATTCAGCATCGCTTATGCAACCGAGGCGGTCAAGCTCCATTCTGCACCCCTGCAACCAAAGCCCGTCTGCCTCGTTATTTTTTACCAGGATGGCTCCTGGCTACTCCAGACCAATTCGCCCGCTGGCTCGCGCCGGCGGGCTCTTTTGTTGGGTGGCGCATTGCTACTGAGCGCCTCATCCGCCAGCCGGCGGGGCGCGGCCCAAGGGGCGCGCAGTTCACCATCAAGTGGAACATTAGCGGTCTCTCACAGTTTCGGTTTGGCGTCAGATACTGCTGCTTAGTGTCCGGCGTAGACCGATGGAAACATCGGCCGGCCCGCGTCATTGGTCCCTCCGTGGCGCGGGCTTTTGAAGCTGACACATCGAGTGGCGGCGCTGTGCCGTTCGGCCTTCGCACCAGCTCGATCGAAACCGTGACGGCACGCGCGCGGATGCGAGGCGCTGTTCCATCAAATTCTAACGACTGGGAAAGCGCACTGGAAAGCACGTGCGGTAACGGTTGGTTCAACCATTGCTGGTATTATGAATGAGTGTGGTAGCGGCTCCGACAAGGGGGTAGGGGCTGATTTGCCGGAGCCGCCTGCGCAGTCCGGTTGGGGTTTGACCGCGCCGTCCTATTCTGGGACAGCGCGGTCAACGATTCGTTAAAATGTCCCGGAACTACTAATTAAGCTGTAGCTAATTGACTCGCGGGATTGCGAGTGGGGTCGTGCGTTTGCCAATGGACTGAACGCTGCAAGCCGATGCCCTAGATAGGTTCACTGACCTAGTATTATCCCTGAAGCGACAATCTGAGCGGTCGACTCCGTGAGCTTCTCACGCTTCACGAGCTTGGGCTTTTCGTAGGGCTTTTTCATTTGGGCGTTTCCAAAATCCGCTTGGTCGAGACATAAAACGCCCATCTACAGATTTGGTTCGACTAGGCACCCAACCAACCCTTGCCAGCGCTATCCAGGGATCGGTCCGCCCCCTGTGATCGCGAAGCTATAGCGGCAGGTGTCCGGCCGAATTCTGCGCCCTAAATAGCGGACTATGGAAACGATCTATGGCCTGCTCATCATCGCCGCGGTCATTGCAATGATCTATCTGGCCGGTAGCTGGAACACGTCGGATGCCGACCACTATATGGGCTTCGAGAATCTGCGACCTCCCCGCAAGCGGAAAGCCCCGGACGGGGACGAGGATGCGAAAAAGGAATGAGGGCGCCGCGTGGCGCACCAATTAACCGCGCGGTCTGGCTTTCGGTCCTGGCGAGCTTTCCGCCGGGTGTGCGAACAATCTGACGGATCGCCGATCTTTCAGCCAAAGGGACTTCTTTTTTCTTGCCAGCAGTTCAGCCCGATCGCAGTCATCAGTGGTCGCCTGGCTATGCGTCGCAGCAATCGCGTAGTCGGCTCTGTTGGTTCGATAGTCTTCCTTATGCACAGACATCGTTTCCTCCCGGTCGCGCGGGCGTTCCCTCCTTTGACCCGGCGGAGGCACTAACTGCCTGTGCATCGTGCAAGTCTACCAATTGGGGATTGTGGAACGACACTTCGGAACGTGCAAAGCGATGCATCTGGGTGAAACATTTCAAAGTGGCCGCCCGGCGATCGGCTCGTGAGCCCATAGTCAGGCTTGCCGGTCATCGGTCATGTCGGGCTAGGCGGACAAAGGTGCGCTTCATTTCGACTGACGGTGCCTTGGCCTCGCATCGCCGACACTCATCGCCTACGCCGCCATCACTCCCCTTAACCACCCCGTAATGGCCTCAAAATCAACCGGCTTCGTCGTATCCACCTCAAACAGCGGCCCG containing:
- a CDS encoding tyrosine-type recombinase/integrase: MAKIKITKTTVEAIAPTDCDQIFWDAALKGFGLKVTPAGSRVYLVQYRTGGGRSGVTKRVTIGKHGSPWTPDMARSEAKAVLARVTQGSDPAKAKQLDRQMLTISELCDKYLQNGTGTKKESTLSTDKGRIERHIKPLIGKLKLTSVTQADIKKFIKNVAEGATATDVKTKKRGRAIVRGGKGTATRTVGLLGGILTYSVELGLLTNNPVKGVKRYPDKRNERFLTAAELGTLGAELRRAELHGVNPKAIAIIRLLVFTGARRGEIERLRWPEVDLTGSRLRLDDSKTGQKIIPLNHAALVILTTLKEASSGKGFVFEAAKGDGHYVGAPRIWSSLRRRIGLSEVRLHDLRHSYASVGVASGTPLIIIGALLGHNDHATTLRYAHLAADPVSAAAEEIGVLLAKAVNATGGKVEEVPIDSDAEVGPDIKMIAHFSTNQQLVIKGSAWALARLSVYIEDVVGSSPLSPTTGLSVQQRISGTYERDSPDQAAGAKFS